From Rhodococcus sp. B7740:
CGGGAGCGATAGCCAGGACACATCTCGATTGAGCGAGACCGCACCGGGTAACCGCAGAAGATGAATGCCCAGAATCCAGACCCCGACGTCACCACAGGACTCGAAGCGGGAGGCGGCGTCACGCCAGGAGACACCCCGCTCGCCGAAACCGGAATCGGCGGTCCGAATCACGAGCCGCCGCAGCGCAGCCGGGTGATGCCCATCGTCGTCATCTGCGTCGTGGCATTGCTGGCGATCCTGATCGCCGGTGGACTGATCGGTCGCGTCGTCGGTTTGTTCGGCTGATCCCCGACCGAGCTCAGTACTGGGGCCAACCGCCTTCGGGCCCCAGCAAGCGATCCAATCTGGTGTGGTTGATCTTCGCCAGCTCGTCGCGCATGATCTTGCGCTCGGTCTGATCGTCGTTGTCGAGGCGATGGCCCAGATCGACCAGGATGTCTCGCGGCTCGAAGCCCTCGGGCTCGAACAACCGGCTGGACGCGTACGGGTAACCGAACCGGTCCTCGTACGCCCTGGCCGCAGTTCCCAGTGCACCGCGAGTGTCGGTGTCCATGGCCGCGCACACCTTGCTCGGCTCCGGCAGCGTCGCGGCGAGCGAATCCACATCCCCGTCCGAGAGTTCGGTCAGTTCCGCGTCGGCTACGGCGAACAGGTCAGCCCGTGAGCGGTACCTGCGGCCGTCGGCCACCCTGGACGCCCACGCCACCGAGCAGCAGCACTCGTACAGCGCATGGACCGCCTTGCGGCGCGGCAGATCGTTGAACGTCTCCAGGCCCAGTCCCTGATGCATCAACATGAGTCGATGATGGGCGCGATTCGATGCATGTACCAGAGCTGAGCAGGGACTTAGCGCAGACGTTACGCGCCGTAACATGCGGTGCAGCAATGTGCGACGCTGCCGCTAGGCTCGCAGGCATGACGGAACGAACCTGGAACGCCTTCTCCGTGGAGATCGCGGACCACATCGCGAACGTGACACTTCTCGGACCGGGCAAGGGCAACGCCATGGGCCCCGACTTCTGGAGCGAAAGCCCCGAGCTGTTCGCGCAGCTCGACGCCGATCCCGAGGTCCGGGCTGTCGTGCTCGCGGGCTCCGGTAAGAACTTCACCTACGGACTCGACCTCGCCGCGATGGCAGGAACATTCGGTCCGCTGATGGCCGACAAGGCGTTGGCCGGTCCCCGGACGTCGTTCCACGACACCATCAAGACGATGCAGAAGGCCATCAACGCGGTTGCCGACTGCCGCAAACCCGTCGTCGCGGCGGTTCAGGGCTGGTGCATCGGCGGCGGCGTCGACCTCATCACCGCCGCGGACGTGCGGTACGCGAGCGCCGACGCAAAGTTCAGCGTGCGCGAGGTCCGGGTCGCGATCGTCGCGGACATGGGGTCGTTGGCCCGACTGCCCGCGATCATCGGCGATGGCCACATGCGTGAGCTCGCTCTGACGGGCAAGGACATCGATGCCGCGCGCGCCGAGAAGATCGGCCTGGTCAACGACGTGTTCGAGGACCACGACACCACCCTGGCCGCTGCTCGTGACTGCGCCGCCGCCATCGCCGCGAATCCGCCTCTGGTGGTGCAGGGCATCAAGACCGTGCTCGACCATTCCCGATCTTCCAGCGTCGACGACTCGCTTCGCTACGTCGCGGCCTGGAACGCCGCCTTCCTCGCCTCGCACGATCTCACCGAGGCGATCACCTCGGTGTTCGAGAAGCGACCGGCGCAGTTCACCGGTAACTGACGTGGTCGAGTTCGCCGAGGAACTGGGCACGCAGCTGGTTCGGCTGCAACGCTTGCGCGAGCGGAACATCGCCCAGATCTCGTCTTCGGGCGGTGTCGACGGGGCTGCTTACGTATGCTTGTTCCGCCTGCTGCGCGACGGGCCGATGAGATCCAGTGAGCTGGCCACGATGGTGAACTCGGATCCGTCGACGGTGAGCAGGCAGGTGGCTCAACTGGTCGAACGGGGGCACGTCGAGCGTGTGCCCGACGAGAGAGACGGAAGGGCCTTCGTTCTCGCCGTGACGCAGTCCGGGCGGGACGTGGCCGCGGCAATTCAGCAACGCCGTACCGAATCTCTCGGTCGGGTGATCGAGGGGTGGGATCGCGAGGACCGGGCGTCACTGGTCGCTTTGCTGGATCGTTTCTTGACCGATTACGAAGAAATGAGACCGGACCTTCCGGCCCGACGCGCAGGTAGCGTCTGAGCCGCCGACAGTCGACAAGGGATCGTTTCGTAGAGGTGCGCGACGAGTCGGGACAACCGGTTCGGACGGAGGGGGCGCGGTGCCAATGGATCGCGATCGACCGCCGCACGGTCGGGCGAGCGGACCGCGAGTAGGTTCGGTGAGGCTCGAACGTCGCGTCGCGCTCGGGATCGCCGCCTTGGTTCCCTCGTTCGGTCTGATCGGGGCCATCGCGATGTTCTCCGACGACGGTCCCGCGTGCACGACCGCGAAGGTCGTCTGTCTGCTGGTGCTGATCTCGACCGTCCCGGTGGGAGCGTGGTGGCTTCGGCGTTCGCTGGATGCGTCGCACATGCCCGGGTGGTTCGTGGTGTACGCCGACGTGGGCGTCGCAGCGATGTTGCTCACCTTCGCCGGCCGCGACCTGGCTCTGAACGGGGCGGCCCTGTTCGCGGTGATCGGCATCTACATCGTCTACTTCGCCCGGCGGCGAGTGCTCGGATTCCACATGCTGTTCGTCAATGTGACGGTCGTAATTCTGGCGGCGCTGGCGCTGGCGGAGGACGCTCACGATCTGGCGTCGACCGCCGCCAGGACCCTCGCGACGCTGCTGGTGGTCAATTCGGTGCTGGTGTTTCGCGCCGTGATTCAGCATCAACTCGATCTCGCCAACACCGACTCACTGACCGGCCTGCTCAACAGGCGCGGCCTGGAACTGCGGTTCGAACGCATGATGGCCTCGCTCGACGCGGATCGTTCGGTGGCGTTGATGGTGGTCGATCTCGATCAGTTCAAACAGGTCAACGACACCTACGGCCATGCAGTGGGCGACCGCGTGCTGCGCCGCACGGCTCGTAGATTGAAGAGCGCCACGGGGGCGCGGCCGTGTGTGGCCCGCACCGGAGGTGAGGAATTCACCATCGCGCTGCCGGTCACGGAAGCTGCGGCGCACTCGATTGCCGACGAGATCCGCGAATCCGTCCACGATTCGCTCGACGACGTACCGGTGACGGTCAGCGTCGGTGTGGCGATGATCAACGGCAGCCGCTGGTCGGACGCAGCAGAGTCGGGTGACGGCGAGGACCTGCTGCACAACGTTCTGCTCGACGCGGACGCCGCGATGTACGAGTCCAAGCACGCGGGCGGAAACAGAGCGACGGTGTATGCCGGCGAATGATCCGCCGGCGTACACCGTCGTCGTTCGGGGAAGAACGTGTGACTTCCGTCAGCGCAAGGCGCTCTTGGGGTCGTTCCACAGCTGATCGGTGAAGTCCTCCAACGCGACGAGCACGATGGTGTCCTCGGTGCGGCGCAGAATCGACTTGCTGGCGCGGACCTGCACGATATCGCCGGTCTTGTCGGTCATCCGCCACAGAGAATCCGCGCGGGTGGCCACCGTGGTGAGGAACATGTCCGCGACATTGACGCCCTCCGGTGCCCGGTCGGGGAAGATGTCGTGCAGGTGGAAGTCCTCCCGCTCGGTGCGGTCCAGGCCGAACAGATCGTCGAAGGCCTCGTTCGCGAACACGATGGCACCGGTGGGATCGACTGCAAGGATCGGCACCGGAATTCGGTCGAGGACGACCGTGACCGGCAGATCGGGAAACTGCGTCGGATCCGAGATCGGTCGCGAATCGAGATTGCGCCGATCACCGTTGGAAGTGCTGTCGGTCATGCGTTTCCCCAAACTAGTTTCGTCGGCGTTCGGCCGAGGGCGAGGTGTGTGATGCCGAAACGATCAGTGCTCCGGATTGTCCGCCAAGCGCTTGAATGATGCAGCGATTTCGGCCTCTGCCTCTGCGCGGCCCACCCAGTCTGCCCCGGTGACGTGCTTGTTGGGTTCGAGATCCTTGTAATGGACGAAGAAATGCTTGATCGCATCGAGCTCGAACGTCGAGACGTCGCTCAGATCCTGGATGTGGTCCCAACGAGTGTCGCCTGCGGGAACGCACAGCACCTTGTCGTCGCCGCCGGCCTCGTCGACCATCTTGAACATCGCTACGGGACGGGCTTCGACGATGACGCCGGGGAACACCGACTCGGGCAGCAGAACCAGTGCGTCGAGCGGATCGCCGTCCTCGCCGAGCGTGTTCTCGATGAAGCCGTAATCGGCTGGATACGCCATCGCGGTGTAGAGGTAGCGATCGAGTCGAACACGTCCGGTGACGTGGTCGACCTCGTACTTGTTGCGCTGCCCCTTGGGGATCTCGATGGTGACGTCGAACGGCACGTGCAGTCCTCACTGTCTTCGTTCGGGCCCGACCGGGCCCGAACCGTTGCGAATGTGTCGATGGTGGCGGCGCAAGGCTACCGGACCCGAGGATACTGTTGACTGAACGATCGTGGGTACGACCACGGCAGATACGGAGGAACAGTGGCGGGGCTGACACGACGGTTCCTCGGCCCCACAGCGGGCCGACGGCGCAGGAAGAAGCGCGTGATCCTGACGCTGTGTGCGCTGTTCGTCGTGATCCTCGCCGCGACGACCGCCGCCCTCGTGTTGCCGTCGGTGTCCGACGGAGCGGAGACCGCGATCGAGCCCCCACCCGAGACGGTGCTGCCCGACCCTGCGATCACCCCGTTCCCGGAATCGGCACCGGTGCCGAACTCGGCAGCTCTGGCAGCTGCGCTGGCCCAGGTGGTCGACGATCCCGCCCTCGGCACGTTCACCGGCACCGTCGCCGACGCACGGACCGGTCAGGTGCTCTGGTCCCAGAACCCCGACACTCCGATGACGCCTGCCTCGACCACCAAGGTCCTCACCGCTGCCGCGGCGATGCTCGCGCTCCCGGCCGATCACCGCGTCACCACTCGCGTGGTCCAGGGCAACGGCGAGGGCAACATCGTGCTGATCGCGGGCGGCGACCCCACACTCACCGCGCTTCCGGTCGGAACGGACGGGTTCTATCCGGGAGCGGCGCGCATCGACGACCTGGTGGAGCAGATTCGGCGCAGCGGAACGGTGGTGCGCAGCATCGGCGTCGACACCTCCGTCTATTCCGGTGACACGATGGCGCAGGGCTGGTTCCCCGCCGATATCGCCGCCGGTTCCATCACACCGATCGAACCGATCATGCTCGACGGCGGACGATCGGACCCACTCGTCGACGAGTCGCCGCGCAGCACAACCCCGGCGCTGGACGCAGGCCGCGCACTGGCTGCTGGGCTGGGCGTCGACCCGGCAGCGGTGACGATCGGCAAGGCCATCGACGGGGCCGATCAGATCGCATCCGTCGAATCCGCGCCGCTGCGGAACCGATTGCAGCAGATGATCTATCGCTCCGACAATGTCCTCGCCGAGGCCGTAGGACGCGAAATCTCTCTCGAAATGAACACGGCGGCAAGCTTTTCCGGAGCAGTGGCGTCGATCGGGCAGACCCTGTACTCGGCAGGCTTCGACATGGCCGGGCTCACGCTCGAGGACGCCAGCGGACTGTCGGTCGACGGCAAGATTCCGGCCAGGCTGCTCGATCAGGTGTTGACGTCGGCAGCGGGAACCGAGCAGCCTGCACTGCGTCCGATGCTCGATTATCTTCCTGTCGCCGGCGCGACCGGAACCCTGACGGATCGGTACGCCTCGGGGGATCGAACCGGAGCGGGCTGGGTTCGCGCCAAGACCGGAACG
This genomic window contains:
- a CDS encoding MarR family winged helix-turn-helix transcriptional regulator, with the translated sequence MVEFAEELGTQLVRLQRLRERNIAQISSSGGVDGAAYVCLFRLLRDGPMRSSELATMVNSDPSTVSRQVAQLVERGHVERVPDERDGRAFVLAVTQSGRDVAAAIQQRRTESLGRVIEGWDREDRASLVALLDRFLTDYEEMRPDLPARRAGSV
- a CDS encoding inorganic diphosphatase, translating into MPFDVTIEIPKGQRNKYEVDHVTGRVRLDRYLYTAMAYPADYGFIENTLGEDGDPLDALVLLPESVFPGVIVEARPVAMFKMVDEAGGDDKVLCVPAGDTRWDHIQDLSDVSTFELDAIKHFFVHYKDLEPNKHVTGADWVGRAEAEAEIAASFKRLADNPEH
- a CDS encoding PAS domain-containing protein, which encodes MTDSTSNGDRRNLDSRPISDPTQFPDLPVTVVLDRIPVPILAVDPTGAIVFANEAFDDLFGLDRTEREDFHLHDIFPDRAPEGVNVADMFLTTVATRADSLWRMTDKTGDIVQVRASKSILRRTEDTIVLVALEDFTDQLWNDPKSALR
- a CDS encoding DUF6480 family protein → MNAQNPDPDVTTGLEAGGGVTPGDTPLAETGIGGPNHEPPQRSRVMPIVVICVVALLAILIAGGLIGRVVGLFG
- a CDS encoding GGDEF domain-containing protein; this translates as MRLERRVALGIAALVPSFGLIGAIAMFSDDGPACTTAKVVCLLVLISTVPVGAWWLRRSLDASHMPGWFVVYADVGVAAMLLTFAGRDLALNGAALFAVIGIYIVYFARRRVLGFHMLFVNVTVVILAALALAEDAHDLASTAARTLATLLVVNSVLVFRAVIQHQLDLANTDSLTGLLNRRGLELRFERMMASLDADRSVALMVVDLDQFKQVNDTYGHAVGDRVLRRTARRLKSATGARPCVARTGGEEFTIALPVTEAAAHSIADEIRESVHDSLDDVPVTVSVGVAMINGSRWSDAAESGDGEDLLHNVLLDADAAMYESKHAGGNRATVYAGE
- the dacB gene encoding D-alanyl-D-alanine carboxypeptidase/D-alanyl-D-alanine endopeptidase, with the protein product MAGLTRRFLGPTAGRRRRKKRVILTLCALFVVILAATTAALVLPSVSDGAETAIEPPPETVLPDPAITPFPESAPVPNSAALAAALAQVVDDPALGTFTGTVADARTGQVLWSQNPDTPMTPASTTKVLTAAAAMLALPADHRVTTRVVQGNGEGNIVLIAGGDPTLTALPVGTDGFYPGAARIDDLVEQIRRSGTVVRSIGVDTSVYSGDTMAQGWFPADIAAGSITPIEPIMLDGGRSDPLVDESPRSTTPALDAGRALAAGLGVDPAAVTIGKAIDGADQIASVESAPLRNRLQQMIYRSDNVLAEAVGREISLEMNTAASFSGAVASIGQTLYSAGFDMAGLTLEDASGLSVDGKIPARLLDQVLTSAAGTEQPALRPMLDYLPVAGATGTLTDRYASGDRTGAGWVRAKTGTLSAASALAGYVVDVDGRILTFALMSNDRPPDVSRPALDAVASTLRLCGCQ
- a CDS encoding crotonase/enoyl-CoA hydratase family protein, whose translation is MTERTWNAFSVEIADHIANVTLLGPGKGNAMGPDFWSESPELFAQLDADPEVRAVVLAGSGKNFTYGLDLAAMAGTFGPLMADKALAGPRTSFHDTIKTMQKAINAVADCRKPVVAAVQGWCIGGGVDLITAADVRYASADAKFSVREVRVAIVADMGSLARLPAIIGDGHMRELALTGKDIDAARAEKIGLVNDVFEDHDTTLAAARDCAAAIAANPPLVVQGIKTVLDHSRSSSVDDSLRYVAAWNAAFLASHDLTEAITSVFEKRPAQFTGN
- a CDS encoding 2-oxo-4-hydroxy-4-carboxy-5-ureidoimidazoline decarboxylase translates to MLMHQGLGLETFNDLPRRKAVHALYECCCSVAWASRVADGRRYRSRADLFAVADAELTELSDGDVDSLAATLPEPSKVCAAMDTDTRGALGTAARAYEDRFGYPYASSRLFEPEGFEPRDILVDLGHRLDNDDQTERKIMRDELAKINHTRLDRLLGPEGGWPQY